A section of the Novosphingobium sp. G106 genome encodes:
- a CDS encoding phosphoketolase, whose product MTDTLSPDMLARMDAYWRAANYLSVGQIYLRDNPLLEEPLRLEHIKPRLLGHWGTTTGLNFLYVHLNRLIAQNDLNMIYVIGPGHGGPGLVAHTYLEGSYTELFPAIERDRNGMRRLFRQFSWPGGVPSHVAPETPGSIHEGGELGYSLVHAYGAALDNPDLIVACVVGDGEAETGPLAASWHSNKFVNPARDGAVLPILHLNGFKIANPTILARISRDELTDLLRGYGHEPFFVEGDDPAQVHRQLAATLDTALERIQVIQAKARASDAPVGGDARPRWPMIVFRTPKGWTGPKEVDGKRVEGTWRAHQVPIANFGKPGHLAQLEAWMRSYRPEELFDANGKLIEELAALAPTGRRRMGSNPHANGGLLLEPLGLPHFRDHAITVTSPGSVRGEATRILGRYIRDVMRLSLPAANFRLFGPDETASNRLEASYEVTGKAWMAEIEDVDENLSPSGRVMEVLSEHLCQGWLEGYLLTGRHGFFSCYEAFIHIVDSMVNQHAKWLKVSAKIPWRRPIASLNYLLTSHVWRQDHNGLSHQDPGFIDHIANKKADVARIYLPPDANCLLSVADHCLRSRGCPPSAPMAQI is encoded by the coding sequence ATGACCGACACATTGTCGCCCGATATGCTCGCTCGCATGGATGCGTACTGGCGCGCCGCAAATTATCTATCAGTCGGCCAGATTTACTTGCGGGATAACCCACTGCTGGAGGAGCCGCTTCGGCTTGAACACATCAAGCCGCGTCTCCTTGGCCATTGGGGCACGACAACAGGTCTTAATTTTCTCTACGTCCACCTCAATCGCCTGATCGCACAGAACGATCTCAACATGATCTATGTTATCGGGCCCGGACACGGTGGGCCCGGGCTGGTTGCGCATACCTATCTGGAAGGATCGTACACCGAGCTATTTCCCGCGATTGAACGCGATCGCAACGGAATGCGGCGTCTGTTTCGCCAATTTTCCTGGCCAGGTGGCGTACCTAGCCATGTGGCCCCCGAGACGCCGGGCTCCATTCACGAGGGCGGCGAGCTTGGGTATTCACTTGTCCATGCATATGGAGCAGCGCTCGACAATCCCGACCTGATCGTCGCTTGCGTCGTTGGTGACGGTGAGGCGGAGACTGGGCCGCTTGCCGCAAGCTGGCATTCGAACAAATTCGTGAATCCTGCGCGTGACGGCGCGGTGCTACCTATCCTGCATTTGAATGGCTTCAAGATCGCCAACCCAACGATCTTGGCGCGGATCAGCCGCGATGAGCTGACAGATCTACTGCGCGGATATGGCCACGAACCCTTCTTCGTAGAAGGGGATGATCCGGCCCAGGTCCACCGGCAACTTGCCGCAACGCTAGACACCGCATTGGAACGCATACAGGTCATCCAAGCCAAAGCACGTGCGAGCGATGCGCCGGTAGGCGGAGACGCGCGCCCACGTTGGCCAATGATCGTATTTCGCACTCCCAAAGGTTGGACCGGTCCCAAGGAGGTGGATGGCAAACGGGTCGAAGGGACCTGGCGAGCGCATCAGGTGCCGATCGCCAATTTCGGTAAGCCCGGACACCTTGCCCAACTCGAAGCCTGGATGCGCAGCTACCGGCCAGAGGAATTGTTCGACGCCAATGGTAAGCTGATTGAGGAACTGGCCGCGCTTGCACCCACAGGCCGTCGGCGTATGGGATCTAATCCCCATGCCAATGGCGGCCTTCTGCTCGAGCCGCTAGGTCTTCCCCATTTTCGCGATCATGCGATCACTGTCACTTCGCCCGGCAGTGTCCGCGGTGAAGCCACTCGTATACTTGGCCGCTACATCCGTGACGTCATGCGCCTGAGCCTTCCCGCCGCCAATTTCCGTCTATTCGGGCCCGATGAGACGGCGTCAAACCGGCTCGAGGCATCCTACGAGGTGACCGGCAAGGCGTGGATGGCCGAGATCGAAGACGTCGATGAAAATCTCAGTCCATCCGGCCGGGTAATGGAAGTGCTGAGCGAGCACCTCTGCCAAGGTTGGTTGGAGGGCTATCTGCTGACCGGCCGTCACGGCTTCTTCTCATGCTACGAAGCCTTCATTCACATCGTAGATTCGATGGTCAACCAGCATGCCAAATGGCTCAAGGTGAGCGCCAAAATCCCTTGGCGCAGGCCGATTGCCTCGCTCAACTACCTGCTGACCTCGCATGTCTGGCGCCAGGACCACAACGGTCTGTCGCACCAGGATCCAGGCTTCATCGATCATATCGCAAACAAGAAAGCAGACGTCGCGCGCATTTACCTACCGCCGGACGCCAATTGCCTGTTGTCGGTTGCAGATCACTGCCTACGCAGCCGGGGCTGTCCGCCGTCAGCACCAATGGCACAGATTTGA
- a CDS encoding MarC family protein gives MSGLTDSVFLTMFIGLFGITAPIAAIPLFVSATNGQTGRDRRKTALIATATYMIAAFVALFAGNAALIFFGVSSSGLRLAGMAVVAVIGWKMINAPTVVSLTGDNLPDQHFHSASNTRIDIQRNIAAPSPRSVGITPLGFPIYAGPGVLSVVIAWGSGPEPVYIGAVVAIIANAFVIIGLNFLATTIVRLVRPEALIVTEKLFGLVVVALAVDGMTGALLRIFPGWQ, from the coding sequence GTGAGCGGTTTGACCGATAGCGTGTTTCTGACGATGTTTATTGGGCTGTTCGGCATCACTGCGCCGATTGCCGCCATCCCATTGTTTGTCAGCGCCACGAACGGTCAGACTGGCCGGGACCGCCGCAAAACTGCCCTGATCGCGACCGCGACCTACATGATTGCCGCATTCGTGGCGCTATTCGCAGGTAACGCCGCGCTAATCTTTTTCGGGGTGAGTAGCAGCGGATTGCGGTTAGCCGGCATGGCTGTCGTCGCGGTTATTGGCTGGAAAATGATCAATGCGCCAACGGTCGTGAGCCTGACGGGGGATAATTTGCCAGACCAGCATTTTCACTCTGCCTCAAACACGCGGATCGACATACAGAGAAACATAGCGGCGCCATCCCCTCGTAGCGTCGGCATTACTCCGCTGGGTTTTCCAATCTATGCGGGACCAGGCGTACTGTCTGTTGTTATCGCTTGGGGCAGTGGCCCGGAGCCAGTTTATATTGGCGCGGTCGTCGCGATAATCGCCAATGCTTTCGTGATCATTGGGCTAAATTTTCTGGCGACGACAATCGTGCGCCTCGTCAGACCCGAAGCACTGATCGTGACCGAAAAACTCTTCGGACTTGTCGTTGTTGCGCTCGCAGTTGATGGCATGACCGGAGCGCTTTTGAGGATTTTTCCCGGTTGGCAATAA